In Alteromonas naphthalenivorans, one DNA window encodes the following:
- a CDS encoding BCCT family transporter, producing the protein MSETENTSPLNKPVFYTSSIIIACLLIFAAALPETADSLFKTIQSVIVTNGSWFYVLTVAIVLLFVVYLGMSRYGDIKLGPDHALPEFKFTTWLSMLFAAGMGIGLMFFGVAEPLMHFLAPPTAQAESIDAVREAMKTTFFHWGVHAWAIYAVVALILAYFAYRQNLPLTLRSALYPLIGDKIYGWPGHVVDIFAVTSTVFGVSTSLGLGASQVNAGFNYLFGLPSNTTVQILIMAAVIGLAVISVATGLDKGIRILSETNMVLAILLLLIVLVLGPTVFLLQAYMQNTGAYLSDLVRNTFNLFAYDKTDWIGGWTIFYWGWWLAWAPFVGLFIARISYGRTIREFILGVLLIPSAFTLFWMTVFGNGAIDQVLVHGKDILATMVNEDSAVALFVFLEQFPFSSILSFIAVIMVIVFFVTSCDSGAMVVDMLCSHGRNDTPLWQRIYWAVGVGVVSAVLLYAGGLGALQTMTIASALPFAIVLLIAIAGLLKALRIEAYKRESLQVLAGTPQHNDGDKNWKDRLENIVTFPDEAAVRRYLQKIVKPAMTEVGKEFETQQFEIVIDETEEALMLTVTMGSDPDFVYAVYPSVTHQPEFGPSDMPEVDEGEKPTYYRAEVHLSEGGQNYDIMGWSKISVINDVIDQFQKHQHFIHLLN; encoded by the coding sequence GTGAGCGAAACAGAGAACACATCACCTTTAAATAAACCCGTGTTTTACACGTCTTCTATAATCATAGCTTGCCTGCTCATTTTTGCAGCAGCTTTGCCTGAAACTGCAGATTCACTTTTCAAAACTATACAATCAGTCATTGTGACTAATGGCAGCTGGTTTTATGTACTTACAGTAGCCATTGTATTGTTATTTGTGGTTTATCTGGGCATGTCTCGCTATGGCGATATAAAACTAGGCCCCGACCACGCCTTACCAGAATTTAAGTTCACTACTTGGCTATCTATGCTTTTTGCTGCGGGTATGGGTATTGGACTTATGTTTTTTGGCGTCGCCGAGCCCCTAATGCACTTTTTAGCCCCACCGACGGCGCAAGCTGAAAGTATTGATGCTGTGCGCGAAGCCATGAAAACCACCTTTTTCCATTGGGGTGTTCATGCTTGGGCAATTTATGCTGTTGTGGCGTTAATATTGGCCTATTTTGCGTATCGCCAGAACCTACCGTTAACGCTGCGCTCTGCGCTTTACCCGCTAATTGGCGACAAAATTTACGGATGGCCAGGCCATGTTGTCGATATTTTTGCCGTTACTTCTACCGTGTTTGGTGTTTCAACATCACTAGGGTTAGGCGCATCACAAGTTAATGCCGGCTTCAATTACTTATTCGGCTTACCTTCAAATACCACTGTTCAAATATTAATTATGGCAGCGGTTATCGGCTTAGCGGTCATCTCTGTAGCAACAGGACTAGATAAAGGTATTCGTATTTTGTCTGAAACCAACATGGTTTTAGCCATTTTACTGCTTCTTATTGTTCTAGTGTTGGGCCCAACCGTATTTTTACTGCAAGCCTATATGCAAAATACGGGGGCGTACTTATCTGATTTAGTTAGAAATACGTTCAACTTATTTGCCTATGATAAAACCGATTGGATTGGTGGCTGGACCATCTTCTACTGGGGCTGGTGGTTAGCGTGGGCACCTTTCGTAGGCTTGTTTATTGCGCGTATCTCATACGGCCGTACTATTCGTGAATTTATCTTGGGTGTGTTACTGATCCCATCTGCCTTTACACTTTTCTGGATGACTGTATTTGGTAATGGCGCTATCGACCAAGTGTTAGTGCATGGTAAGGATATATTAGCCACCATGGTTAACGAGGATAGTGCCGTCGCCCTATTTGTATTCTTAGAGCAGTTCCCGTTCTCATCGATATTAAGCTTTATTGCCGTCATAATGGTGATCGTGTTCTTTGTAACATCGTGCGACTCAGGGGCAATGGTAGTAGATATGCTATGTTCGCATGGTCGAAACGACACGCCGTTGTGGCAGCGAATTTACTGGGCCGTTGGTGTAGGTGTGGTAAGTGCCGTTTTACTTTATGCTGGTGGTTTGGGGGCACTTCAAACTATGACAATTGCCTCGGCGTTGCCCTTCGCAATCGTGTTACTCATAGCGATAGCGGGGCTATTGAAAGCACTTCGGATAGAAGCCTATAAGCGTGAAAGCTTACAAGTACTTGCTGGAACGCCGCAGCATAATGACGGTGATAAAAACTGGAAAGACCGATTAGAAAACATAGTGACCTTTCCCGATGAAGCGGCAGTTAGGCGCTATTTACAGAAAATTGTGAAACCCGCAATGACTGAAGTTGGGAAAGAGTTCGAAACACAGCAATTTGAAATCGTGATTGATGAAACCGAAGAGGCGTTAATGTTAACCGTCACTATGGGAAGCGATCCTGATTTTGTATACGCAGTGTACCCTTCGGTTACTCATCAGCCAGAATTTGGCCCGAGTGACATGCCAGAGGTAGACGAAGGCGAAAAGCCCACGTACTATCGCGCAGAAGTTCATTTAAGTGAAGGTGGTCAAAACTACGACATTATGGGATGGTCGAAGATCTCAGTTATTAATGACGTTATTGATCAATTTCAAAAGCATCAACACTTTATCCATTTGCTTAACTAG
- a CDS encoding TonB-dependent receptor — MRKTQLSCAIVAALASTPLLAQESEAPAKLETIEVTATKRAESIQNVPVAVTALSGKALENLGIDNFQDYVEFLPNVVFQGTGPGQNEIYIRGAATTQSNIMLSSVQALQPSVAFYVDEQPVSMAGRNLDVYATDVARVEVLPGPQGTLFGASSQAGTIRLITNKPDLNSFGAGFDTNIGFTKGGEMSNSVTAYFNMPLTDKLGFRVAAYNDKQGGWIDNVMNVPGEGGYIGSAVVIDRISGGPLADPVAMDANRVTSPGVNSNEEASVVSPQNDALVEDDFNDALYTGARFGLLYEFNDDWDLLVQHTQQTLDTEGVFAYDPTLEGESSAIRFAQEENKDEFGLTTWTLEGRLEKLDLVYTGGYLDREIDTLADYTGYTNGGAFAAYYVCNHYESGVEAEDQRCLDPTKYFREDTTTTRSTHELRFVTTMDTPWRVTAGLFYDDQEVATVGQFKIANTDGELTQYGFNNLQKTLVGTDGINSDGGPFPSEISFVNDITHTVEQIAVFGQFEYDITDSLTASVGARWYQIDDKYTGSTTTVDVTRRVQAFGSLDPDELAAVGLDPDAVNAAIASGQLETDLLGSDGVLTVDDTIFKFSLDWKVNDDVLLFANYSEGFRPPVTNRVGGGLAKNQSGAFENFRIPVYSTTDTLDNYELGVKGDFLDGILRVNATAYYSEITDLQTSRFDPTNISFLVFTDNVGDAEIQGIDADITWLATDDLVINAAFSLLSTELTSVNSELEGIAAGVGSELPYSAGFSGNINARYFFELEGDKRGYVNGSVSYTGDRYAGMVMDAYVMEDATQLIYGTGSGLKIEKHADVYEGVTYADSNGDVFEGGRYVQESYMLANLAVGVTNDVWKAELYVDNVFDESAILNIDTQQFTPKVVTNRPRTIGVRFSYDYY, encoded by the coding sequence ATGCGTAAAACTCAGCTTAGCTGTGCAATTGTCGCTGCATTGGCATCTACACCGTTGCTCGCTCAAGAATCTGAAGCGCCAGCGAAACTCGAAACCATAGAAGTTACTGCCACTAAACGCGCCGAATCTATCCAAAATGTACCTGTCGCCGTTACTGCACTTAGTGGAAAAGCACTCGAAAATTTAGGCATTGATAATTTTCAAGACTACGTTGAATTCCTTCCGAACGTAGTGTTTCAGGGCACAGGCCCGGGCCAAAACGAAATTTATATTCGTGGCGCGGCAACTACCCAATCAAACATCATGTTATCTTCAGTTCAAGCATTACAGCCGTCTGTTGCTTTCTATGTAGATGAACAACCGGTATCCATGGCTGGCCGTAACCTAGACGTTTACGCCACTGATGTTGCGCGTGTTGAAGTGTTACCTGGGCCACAAGGTACTTTGTTCGGTGCAAGCTCTCAGGCAGGTACAATTCGTTTGATCACGAATAAACCCGATTTAAACAGTTTTGGTGCTGGTTTTGATACCAACATTGGTTTCACCAAAGGCGGTGAAATGAGTAACTCGGTAACGGCTTACTTCAATATGCCACTTACCGATAAGCTTGGTTTCCGCGTTGCGGCGTATAACGATAAGCAGGGCGGCTGGATTGATAACGTAATGAACGTGCCAGGTGAAGGTGGATACATTGGCAGTGCGGTAGTTATCGACCGTATTTCTGGTGGCCCACTTGCCGATCCTGTTGCTATGGACGCTAATCGTGTAACTAGCCCTGGCGTTAACTCGAATGAAGAAGCCTCTGTAGTATCGCCTCAGAATGATGCATTAGTAGAAGATGACTTCAACGATGCGTTGTACACAGGTGCTCGTTTTGGTTTGTTGTATGAATTTAACGATGATTGGGATTTGCTAGTTCAGCACACCCAACAAACGTTAGATACAGAAGGTGTATTTGCTTACGACCCAACTCTAGAAGGCGAAAGTTCAGCTATTCGTTTTGCTCAAGAAGAAAACAAAGATGAGTTCGGCTTAACGACGTGGACACTAGAAGGTCGTTTAGAAAAACTAGACCTTGTGTACACAGGTGGTTATTTAGATCGTGAAATCGATACATTAGCTGATTACACAGGCTACACCAATGGTGGTGCTTTCGCCGCGTATTACGTGTGTAACCACTATGAGTCGGGTGTTGAAGCTGAAGATCAGCGCTGTCTAGATCCTACTAAGTATTTTAGAGAAGACACAACGACAACGCGTTCAACTCACGAGCTTCGTTTTGTAACTACCATGGATACGCCTTGGCGTGTAACAGCTGGTTTGTTCTATGATGACCAAGAAGTAGCAACAGTAGGGCAGTTCAAAATTGCCAATACCGATGGTGAGCTAACACAATACGGCTTCAATAACCTACAAAAAACCCTAGTAGGTACTGATGGCATTAATAGCGATGGCGGACCGTTCCCATCTGAAATCAGCTTTGTTAACGATATTACTCATACCGTTGAACAAATTGCCGTATTTGGTCAGTTTGAATACGACATTACTGATTCACTAACCGCGAGTGTTGGTGCCCGTTGGTATCAAATTGATGATAAGTACACAGGTTCTACTACAACAGTAGATGTAACCCGTCGTGTACAAGCCTTTGGTTCACTTGACCCAGATGAGTTAGCCGCAGTTGGTTTAGATCCAGATGCAGTAAATGCTGCTATTGCCAGTGGCCAGCTAGAAACTGATTTGTTAGGTAGCGATGGTGTACTTACCGTTGACGATACTATCTTCAAGTTCTCATTAGATTGGAAGGTAAACGATGATGTTCTATTGTTTGCTAACTATTCAGAAGGTTTCCGTCCGCCAGTAACTAACCGTGTTGGTGGTGGTTTGGCGAAAAACCAAAGTGGCGCATTTGAAAACTTCCGTATTCCAGTGTATTCAACCACAGATACCCTCGATAACTACGAGCTAGGTGTGAAGGGTGACTTCTTAGACGGTATTCTGCGTGTAAACGCTACAGCGTATTACTCTGAAATTACTGATTTACAAACGTCACGTTTCGACCCAACTAACATCTCTTTCTTAGTCTTTACCGACAACGTTGGTGATGCAGAGATTCAAGGTATAGATGCTGATATTACGTGGTTAGCCACAGACGATTTAGTCATTAACGCTGCATTCAGTTTGCTAAGTACTGAATTAACTAGCGTAAATTCTGAGCTTGAAGGTATTGCCGCGGGTGTAGGTTCTGAACTGCCTTACTCTGCAGGCTTCTCGGGTAACATTAACGCGCGTTATTTCTTCGAGCTAGAAGGTGACAAGCGTGGTTATGTTAACGGCTCTGTAAGCTACACGGGTGACCGTTATGCTGGCATGGTAATGGACGCTTACGTAATGGAAGATGCAACGCAACTTATTTACGGCACAGGTTCTGGCCTTAAAATTGAAAAGCATGCTGATGTTTACGAAGGGGTAACCTATGCCGACTCTAACGGTGACGTATTTGAAGGTGGCCGTTACGTACAAGAGTCTTACATGCTAGCTAACCTAGCCGTTGGTGTGACTAACGATGT